ACACTAGGCGCCCGACCGCCGAGGTCACAGTCCCGGTGAGGCAACAACGAGGCAACGAAAAAAACGAGGAAGCGGACCAGATGTGTCTCTGATCCGCTTCTTCACTAGGCTCCGGCAACTGGACTCGAACCAGTGACCCGCTGATTAACAGTCAGCTGCTCTACCAACTGAGCTATGCCGGAACGGTGTCGCGCCGATGGTAGCAAGCCCTGAGATCGCTTGTCAAGGCGCCCGGCGCCGCTTCATGCGCCCCATGGTACGATGCCGGACGATGTCGCTCCAGAAGGTCGTGCCGTCCGGCACACGCCGGCCGCGGCGGGCGGCTTCGGCAGCCCAGGTGCGGCGGCGGCACTTCGCGATCCTCTTGCTCCTGCTGGCGGGCCTGGTCGCCCTTGCGGCCGGTCTGATGATGGTCGCCCGCTACGTCGCGCCCTGGGGCAACCTGTCCTGGCTGCTGGGCAACCCGAAGTTCCTGGACCGGCCGCGTAACGTGCTGGTGGTGGGGCTCGACCGGGAAGGGCGCGGGGCGCGCGGCGACCTGTACATGCTAGCCCGTCTCGACACGCGCGTTCCGGCCGTGACGATCCTCTCGGTCCCGGTCGAGACCCAGACCACCATACCGGGCTACGGCGTCGGGAAACTGGCCGACGTACCGGCCGTCGGGGGAGGTCCGCTGGCGCGGCAGACCATCGAGGCGCTCCTTGGCGTCGGCGTGGACCGCCTGGTTATCCTCGATCCTGGCCTGCAGGGGCGGGTCATCGATCGCCTGGGAGGCATCGACGTGCTCGTGACCCGCGCCATGGCTTTCAAGGCCCCCGGCGCCGCCGCCACCGTCCAGGTACCGGCCGGTAAGCAACGCCTCGACGGGAAGCGGGCGATCGCCTTCGCAGCGGCGCGATCCGGCGACGCCGGGGATCTCAAGCGCATCTCGCGCCAGCAGTACCTGGCGGCGGCCATCTTGCGGCAGGCCGGACGCAACCCCTGGAAACTGGCGAGCGCCACCAAGGCGCTGGTCAAGGAGGCCGGCGGCGACCTGGCGCAGCCTGAAGCCGAGGAAGTCGTCCGCTTCCTGGAGAGCCATCCCACGACGCGATTCACGACGATTCCGGGCGACCCCGGTTACGGCGGGGCGTGGATTCCGAGCCCGACGCGCATTCAGGCCCTGCTCGAGCGCGTCGAGTCGCTCAAGCAAAAGCCCGGCGCCAAGACGCCGATGGCCGAGATCCGGTTCAGCCCCAAGCGCGAGAAGGCGGCCAACGGGCTGGCAAATCAGCTCGTCGATCGCGGAGTGACCGTGGTGAGGACCGCCCCGCTGGAGGAAGAGGACGCGACCAACGTGGTGGCCCGGGAGCCGTCGGGGCGCGTCGATCACATCGTGCGTACCCTCCTGCCGGCAGCTCCGTGGGTCCTTTCCGACGATCCGTCGCCCTACTCGGCCGACTACACCATCGTCGTAGGCCTGGATGCCCCCGAGATCCGCTGATCCTGGACTCGCCTCCGATCCGCTCCTGGAGGCCCGAGGGGTTCGGAAGGTCTTCCAGCGCGACGGAGAGCAGCTCGAGATTCTGGCGGGCATCGACTTGCAGGTCCGGGCCGGCGAATTCGTGGCGATCACCGGGCCCTCCGGTAGCGGGAAGTCCACGCTCCTGTACCTGCTTGGTGCGCTGGATCGGCCGACATCGGGCGAGATCAGGCTGCTGGGCCGGGCGACCAACGAACTCGAGGATGCCGCGCTCGCGTCCATTCGCAACACGCTCGTGGGCTTCGTCTTCCAGTTCCACTTCCTGCTGATGGACCTGACCGCCCTCGAAAACGTGATGGTGCCCGCCATGGTGGGCGGAGCCAGTCCGCAGCAGTGCGAGGCCAAGGCGCGGGCCCTCCTGGACCGGGTCGGCCTGTCGCACCGCCTGACCCATCGCCCCGCGCAGCTTTCCGGAGGCGAGCAGCAACGAGTCGCCGTCGCCAGGGCCCTGATGAACGGGCCGGCACTCCTGCTCGGAGACGAGCTGACGGGCAACCTCGACACGGCGGCGAGCGAGTCCATTTACCAGCTTCTGCGGGAGCACAACCGCGCCGAGGGCCAGACCATAGTGGTCGTAACCCATAACCCCGCGCTCGCGGCCCATGCCGATCGGGTGCTCGAGATGGTGGACGGGAAGATTCTTGGGATCTCCGTCACGGGCCAGACCCTGTAGATCCGGCGGCCTGCCGCGATATGACCTGGTTTCGACCCCACGAACGAATTTCGAGTTTTTCTCGAACAAACGCTTGACGTTCGAACGGTCGGTCGATTATTCTCGATGACATCTCGAACGTACTCTCGAAAGGAGCCCGCGATGCCGCCCAAAGACACCGCCCCACCCGCCAAGGTCCCGTCCAAGGAAGTCGCCGGCTCGCAGCCAGCGCGCCCCACGCCCTCTCCCGAGCACGCCGAGAAGCTTCGCGCTATCGAGCTTGCCATCGGCGGCATCGAAAAGCAGTTCGGCAAGGGTTCGATCATGAAGCTGGGCGACAACGCCCGCATGAAGGTCGCTACAGTACCGACGGGCATCCTCCCGCTTGACGTCGCTCTTGGCGTCGGCGGACTGCCCCGCGGCCGCGTCGTCGAGATCTACGGCCCGGAGTCCGGCGGCAAGACGACGGTCAGCCTCCAGGTGGTGGCGCAGGTGCAGCGGTCGGGAGGCATCGCGGCGTTCATCGACGCCGAGCATGCGCTGGATCCCATCTACGCCGCCAAGCTCGGCGTGGACATCGACAACCTCCTGGTCTCGCAGCCCGACACCGGCGAGCAGGCCCTGGAAATCGCCGAGGCCCTCGTGCGCTCCGGCGCGGTCGATCTGGTCGTGGTCGATTCCGTGGCGGCCCTGGTGCCCAAGGCCGAGCTGGAGGGCGAGATGGGCGATGCCCACGTGGGCCTCCAGGCCCGCCTCATGAGCCAGGCCCTGCGCAAGCTCACCGCCGCCATCGGCAAGAGCGCCTCGATCGTCATCTTCATCAATCAGCTCCGGGAGAAGGTAGGCGTCATGTTCGGCAATCCCGAGGTCACCACGGGCGGTCGGGCCCTTCGCTTCTACGCTTCGGTCCGCATCGAGGTCCGGCGCATCGAGACCCTCAAGAAGGACGGCGTGGAGTTCGGCAACCGGGTGAAGGCCAAGGTGGTCAAAAACAAGGTGGCCCCGCCCTTCAAGGTCTCCGAATTCGATCTCTATTTCGGCGAAGGTGTGTCCCGCGAGGGCTGCATCCTGGACATGGCCGCCGACATGGGCATCCTCACCAAGAGCGGGACCTGGTACGCCTACGGCGAGACCAAGCTCGGGCAGGGCCGCGACTCTGCCAGGCTCTTCCTGGTGCAGAACCAGGATCTGGCGACCGAACTGGATCGGCTCGTACGCACCAAGCTCCAGCTCATCATTTCCGAATCCGTGCGCGACGACGACTAGAGGAGAGTCCCAGCCGCGCCAGCCCGGGGGCCGAGTCGCTCCGGTCCCCGGGCTACCCTCCGGGGTGGGGCTTCGTGGGTGATCTCAGGAAGCCCCTGGGTACTCAGGATCCTTGCGCCCGGGACCGCCGGCGTCCCGCCGGCCCCATGAGGCCGGCAAGATGCCGGCGGTCCCGGGCCGCATCGACTCTTGTTGCCGGTTCGTTCAGCGGTGTCGGCGCAGGCGGTGGAAAACTCTCTGGGGGTCTTGATTGCTTGAACGCGGTCCGACCGGGCGCTCCTGGTAGGCTGCCATTCTTCGGGCTTCCTTCCTTGGCCGGCCGGCCGGGGTTCGCAACCTGGTCAGCGTCACGTGACGGGGATCGGGCAGCGGGAAGCCGCGCAGGGTGCTGGTTTTGCGGCAATTGCGGGTCTTCTGTCCTGTGCTTCGCGGCGGGCTTCCGGAACCGGGATAGCGTCACGTGACGGAGACTGCCGCCGGGAAGCAGCGCAGGGAGCGGGTTATGCCGCAATTGCGGGTTTTCGGTCCTGTGCTTCGCGGCGGGCGGCCCGGGGAAATCTGGCCGGCCGGCCGGCCGGGTTTCCGGAACCGGGCTTGCGTCACGTGACGAAGACTGCCGCCGGGAAGCCGCGCAGGGAGCGGGTTGTTCCGCACTTGCGGGTTTCCGGTCCTGGGCTTCGCGGCGGGCGGCCCGGGGAAATCTGGCCGGCCGGCCGGCCGGGCTTCCGGAACCCGGCCAGCGTCATGTGACGGGATTCTTCAGGTTCAGTCCATGTACTCCGCGATGTGGCGCTCGATCATGGCGGTGCGAAGCTTGTTGAGCGCCTTGCCCTCGATCTGGCGGACGCGTTCGCGCGTGACGCCGAAGCGGCGGCCGATTTCCTCGAGGGTGTGGACCTGGCCGTCGTCCAGGCCGAAGCGCAACGTGACGACCTCGCGCTCCCGGGCCGAGAGGACCGACAGGACCGACTGCACGTCCTCGCGCAGCAGGAGTTGCGCCACGGTGGACGCGGGGCCGGGAGCCTCGCGGTCCACGATGAAGTCGCCCAGGCGGCTTTCCTCCTCCTTGCCGACGGGCGTCTCCAGCGAGATGGTGTCCTTCACGACGCGCTTGACTTCCTTGATCTTCTCGACCGGCACGTTGGCGGCCTCGGCGATCTCCTCGTCGGCCGGCCGGCGGCCCAGCTTCTGGGTCAGGCGCTGCGAGATGGCGCGGAGGCGGTTGATGGTCTCCACCAGGTGCACGGGAATGCGGATGGTGCGGGCCTTGTCGGCCAGGGCGCGGGTGATTGCCTGGCGGATCCACCACATCGCGTAGGTCGAGAATTTGTAGCCGCGGCGGTAATCGAATTTCTCGACGGCGCGGATGAGGCCCAGGTTGCCCTCCTGGATGAGATCGAGGAAGGACAGCCCCCGGCCCAGGTACTTCTTGGCGACGCTCACCACGAGGCGCAGGTTGGCTTCGATCATCCGCTTGCGCGCCTCCTGGCCGAGCTTGCCGTTTTCGGCCATCGCCTTGGCGAGCATCACCTCCTCTTCCGCGGTGAGCAGCGGAATGGCGCCGATCGAACGCAGGTACGCCTGGATGGGATCGGACGGCGCCACGCGCTCGGCGCGCTTCTCGCGCGGCGGGCGGACCACGGCCGGCGCCTCGTGCTCCTCCTCCACCGCCACCTCATCGGCCGGTTCCGCCGCCTCGGCGTGCGGCTCCTCCTCCTCGAAGAAGGTCACCCGGAGCGTCTGGTCCTCGGCCTCCTGCTCCTTCTCGACCTGCTCGAGCGCCACATCGGCCGGATCCGGCAAGTCGGCCAGGAGCTCCTTGAGGAGACCCTGATCGCCGTTCGTCCCGCTCATCGCTCGCCCCCCCGGTCCCAGGTTTGGGACTTGCTGAGCCTACTCCAGTCAAGAAGCCGGGGGCAAGCGCCGAACAAGCGTCTCAGGGGCATCAAAATGCGACCGGGGGCCGCTCGGCGCGAGCGACCCTCGGAAAGCCGGCGTCGAATTCACCAGTGCGCGATGGCGTCCTCGACGTCCCGGTAGGATCCGGCCAGGCGGGCGGCGTAATCGGCCCACTCGGTCTGGCCGCTGCGTCCCAGCAGCCGGGAGTACCGGCCGAGGGCGGCGCGCTTGTAGGCGAGAGTCCGGCCCTCGTCGAAGATCAGGCGATGCACCGTCTCCCAGAACCGCTCGAGGCGAGCGTCCCGGCGCGGGTCCGCGGAGGTGGTGATGGTGACGGTCGCCGGCCCCGCCGGGGCCACGTCCAACCGAAGCTCTTGAGCCTTCACCTGCGACGACATCCTGATTCCCTTCTCCCTATCCCCTTGGTGGGTCGACACGCTTACTGTACCCACGGGGTGTCAAGAGACTGAAAAGTGACTGTTAAGAGAAGGGTAAGTGCTTGGTAATTTTTTAACCCAAGCTTACCCTCGCTAACCGGAGAGCCATTCGATAACAACCTTGTGAGGGTCCCCGACCTGCGTCCCCCCGCCCCCGTAGCGCGCCCCGCGGCTGCCGGGGAAGTCGCTCGCAACCCCCTGCTCCGTGCGCAGGCCGATAGCCTCGCGACGGCACCGGTCGCCATTCTCGGCGACGTCGCGGTCGAACTGGCGGACGTGGACGGCATCGCGAGCCCCGGCAACGACGATCTGCGCGGCACGGCCAGGGGACAGGTGGCCGTCGATCGGGACTACCTCCTCTCGCAACTGAGAGAGTTCGTCAAATCCGACGACAAGAAAGCCATCACCCGCATCGCCTTCGACGCCAGACGCCGCGTGTACGAAATCGAGGGCCATGCCCGCCTCTTCGGCCGCTTTCGCGGCCCGGGCTTCAAGGTCGAGATGAAGGCGGATGGCGACGGCCACCTGGTGGTGACCGGCAGGTCCTGGGCCGACCCGCTCCTGCGCCTCTTCGGGCAACCGACGGTGGCCGACTGGGTGGAGCGATCCATCCGGGCTTACAAGCCGCCCGTCAAGCTGCAGCGCGAGGGGCGGAAACTCATCGTGGCCGGGATTGCCAACCTGACCGTGCCGCTCGGGTCGGACAACATCAAGCTGACGCTCTCGGATTACACCCCCCGTGCCGGCCAGCCAGGCCCGTTCTCGCTCGGCGCCGACGGGCGGGTCGTCACGGCGCTCGCCGGCGAGGTCCGGGGGTTCATCTGGCAGGGCAAGCCCACCGGGCAGGCCGAGCACCCGGACAAGGCCAGCCTGCAGGTGCACTTCGTCGCCCGGGCCGACCGCTCGATCGCCACGCGGGTGACCGGCAGCGCCACGGTCGGCATCACCGAGGAGCAACTCAAGAACCTCACCGGCCAGCGCGGCGAGGTCCTGTTCCCCTTGCTCAAGTCGGGCCGGGCCACGTTCTCGGATCTGCGCATCGAGGGCAGCTACTCCAGCGGCCGCCGCTGGGAGTCGCGCATCACGGCCAACGCGCGCGTCGAAACTCCCCAGGGCCTGACGATCGAGACGCCGCTCACCGCGGACATCGACGACGGAGGCAAGGGCGTCACGGCGAGCGCGGGGCCGGTCGCATGGCGCGATCCGTTCAACGGCCGGCTGCGGATCGAGCGGTTCGACTTCGCCAGCGGCGCGGACGGGATGCGTCTGGAGGTGGTGGAACCGCCCGACAAGCCGCTCGATGTGCCTTTCGCCGAAAACCGCCTGGGCCTCTGGATCGGGGGCGATGCTTACTTCCAGCAGCTTCTGGCCGCAGTGGGGCAGGCGCGGGAAGGCGTGCTGCTCGAGTCCTTCGGGTATCCAGGCGGCCAGCGGCCGGAAAAGCTCATGGAGGCCCTGCTGAACAGGGCGGCTCGCGGCGTAGCCGTCCGCCTGCTCATCGATCCCGGGCCGTTCGGGACCGAGGACTGGGCCGGGCGAGTGAAGACGACCCTCGCGGGAAACGGGGACGACGCCTGGACGAAGCGCTTCATGGCGGGCCTGACCGGAGCCGAACTCGCCCGCATTCGCGAATCCTTCGACGTCGTGGAGCATCCGGGGGGACTGGCGCGCACCAACCACCGGAAAGTCGTGGTCGTCGACGGTGTCCTGGGCGTGACGGGCGGCGTGAACGTGGGCGACGGCCACTTCTCGACCGTCCAGGACGCGATGGTGCCCGTCGTGGGACCGGCCGCGCGCGACCTGGCCGAGGCATTCCTGCGCACGTGGGCCGAGGACGGCGGGAAGGTGACCGACGACGATCGGCGCATCTTCGTCAAGGACGACGCCGCCATCACCGCCGAGGGCGGCGCGAGGTTCGGCGGCCTCGTGGGCGTGGCGCCGGCGAAGGCCCGCATGCTGGTGACCGACGACCGCCAGGCCGAGATAGCACGTGCCTACCTGGATGCCATCGACGGGGCCCGGAAGGCCGTGAAGGTCGAGCAGCAGTACCTCACGGAACGCGCCGTGGTCGCGGCCCTGGCCCGCGCCATCCGCCGCGGGGTGGACGTCACGGTGGTCGTGCCGGAAGACCAGGGCAACGAGTTCGAACTCGGGAACAACCTGGCCATCTTGCGCCTGCTGGAAGCCTCCGCGGCTACCGGAGCGGGGAGCGTCGACGCCCGCTACTACCAGACCCGCGGGACCTGGACGCACCACGTCCACTCCAAGATCCTGGTCGCCGACGGCGAACGGGCCCTGGTGGGCTCGGCGAACGTCGATCAGCGGGCCATGCGCGGCCTGGCCACGACGGCCCAGGGGCGCATCCTGTGGAACAAGGAACTCGATCTGGACATCGCGGATCCCGCGTTTGCCGGCCGGATCGACCGCGAGGTCTTCGGCCGCGACACGAGGCCCGAGGAGTCCCGGGACGTCTGGGAGAAGCTCGTCGCCACCAGGCTGGAGGCTCCCGCGAAGCGAAATCCGGCCGACATGGCCAAGCTGGGTCTCGATTTGCGGACGCTCATGCACGAAGAGGCGGCCACGGCCATTCGCTCGGCTGGCGACTCGCCTGCCGAACGGGAGGCTCGCACCCGTCTAGAAGCCGCGCTCGCCAGGGCCGAGGGCGCCTGGGACGCAACCTGGTCGCTGGCCGCCACTCCCGACGTGGACAGGGTAGAATTCGTCAAGGCCAGGATTCCGGCCGGCCGCGGCCGCGACGTCGAACTCCACATGCTCCGGCATCCCGGCGGCCAGGCGGCCTGGGCCCGGGCCGCCGCGCACGCCGCCCTCTACGGGGTGGAGCGAGCGGTGGCCGACCTGTACCGGGCCGGCGGGTTCAAGCGGCACGAGGCGTTCGTGCGGGCCGCCCTCCGGCCCGACGAAAGGCAGGCCCGGCTGTCGGACGCGTTCAACCTGCTATTCTGATGGCGCGGCCGGCACGGAGGCCGCCCCCCTGTTGCATCGCGAGACCGGTCAG
This genomic window from Candidatus Tanganyikabacteria bacterium contains:
- the recA gene encoding recombinase RecA, whose product is MPPKDTAPPAKVPSKEVAGSQPARPTPSPEHAEKLRAIELAIGGIEKQFGKGSIMKLGDNARMKVATVPTGILPLDVALGVGGLPRGRVVEIYGPESGGKTTVSLQVVAQVQRSGGIAAFIDAEHALDPIYAAKLGVDIDNLLVSQPDTGEQALEIAEALVRSGAVDLVVVDSVAALVPKAELEGEMGDAHVGLQARLMSQALRKLTAAIGKSASIVIFINQLREKVGVMFGNPEVTTGGRALRFYASVRIEVRRIETLKKDGVEFGNRVKAKVVKNKVAPPFKVSEFDLYFGEGVSREGCILDMAADMGILTKSGTWYAYGETKLGQGRDSARLFLVQNQDLATELDRLVRTKLQLIISESVRDDD
- a CDS encoding phosphatidylserine/phosphatidylglycerophosphate/cardiolipin synthase family protein, translating into MRVPDLRPPAPVARPAAAGEVARNPLLRAQADSLATAPVAILGDVAVELADVDGIASPGNDDLRGTARGQVAVDRDYLLSQLREFVKSDDKKAITRIAFDARRRVYEIEGHARLFGRFRGPGFKVEMKADGDGHLVVTGRSWADPLLRLFGQPTVADWVERSIRAYKPPVKLQREGRKLIVAGIANLTVPLGSDNIKLTLSDYTPRAGQPGPFSLGADGRVVTALAGEVRGFIWQGKPTGQAEHPDKASLQVHFVARADRSIATRVTGSATVGITEEQLKNLTGQRGEVLFPLLKSGRATFSDLRIEGSYSSGRRWESRITANARVETPQGLTIETPLTADIDDGGKGVTASAGPVAWRDPFNGRLRIERFDFASGADGMRLEVVEPPDKPLDVPFAENRLGLWIGGDAYFQQLLAAVGQAREGVLLESFGYPGGQRPEKLMEALLNRAARGVAVRLLIDPGPFGTEDWAGRVKTTLAGNGDDAWTKRFMAGLTGAELARIRESFDVVEHPGGLARTNHRKVVVVDGVLGVTGGVNVGDGHFSTVQDAMVPVVGPAARDLAEAFLRTWAEDGGKVTDDDRRIFVKDDAAITAEGGARFGGLVGVAPAKARMLVTDDRQAEIARAYLDAIDGARKAVKVEQQYLTERAVVAALARAIRRGVDVTVVVPEDQGNEFELGNNLAILRLLEASAATGAGSVDARYYQTRGTWTHHVHSKILVADGERALVGSANVDQRAMRGLATTAQGRILWNKELDLDIADPAFAGRIDREVFGRDTRPEESRDVWEKLVATRLEAPAKRNPADMAKLGLDLRTLMHEEAATAIRSAGDSPAEREARTRLEAALARAEGAWDATWSLAATPDVDRVEFVKARIPAGRGRDVELHMLRHPGGQAAWARAAAHAALYGVERAVADLYRAGGFKRHEAFVRAALRPDERQARLSDAFNLLF
- a CDS encoding sigma-70 family RNA polymerase sigma factor; translation: MSGTNGDQGLLKELLADLPDPADVALEQVEKEQEAEDQTLRVTFFEEEEPHAEAAEPADEVAVEEEHEAPAVVRPPREKRAERVAPSDPIQAYLRSIGAIPLLTAEEEVMLAKAMAENGKLGQEARKRMIEANLRLVVSVAKKYLGRGLSFLDLIQEGNLGLIRAVEKFDYRRGYKFSTYAMWWIRQAITRALADKARTIRIPVHLVETINRLRAISQRLTQKLGRRPADEEIAEAANVPVEKIKEVKRVVKDTISLETPVGKEEESRLGDFIVDREAPGPASTVAQLLLREDVQSVLSVLSAREREVVTLRFGLDDGQVHTLEEIGRRFGVTRERVRQIEGKALNKLRTAMIERHIAEYMD
- a CDS encoding LCP family protein, which gives rise to MSLQKVVPSGTRRPRRAASAAQVRRRHFAILLLLLAGLVALAAGLMMVARYVAPWGNLSWLLGNPKFLDRPRNVLVVGLDREGRGARGDLYMLARLDTRVPAVTILSVPVETQTTIPGYGVGKLADVPAVGGGPLARQTIEALLGVGVDRLVILDPGLQGRVIDRLGGIDVLVTRAMAFKAPGAAATVQVPAGKQRLDGKRAIAFAAARSGDAGDLKRISRQQYLAAAILRQAGRNPWKLASATKALVKEAGGDLAQPEAEEVVRFLESHPTTRFTTIPGDPGYGGAWIPSPTRIQALLERVESLKQKPGAKTPMAEIRFSPKREKAANGLANQLVDRGVTVVRTAPLEEEDATNVVAREPSGRVDHIVRTLLPAAPWVLSDDPSPYSADYTIVVGLDAPEIR
- a CDS encoding ABC transporter ATP-binding protein, with the translated sequence MPPRSADPGLASDPLLEARGVRKVFQRDGEQLEILAGIDLQVRAGEFVAITGPSGSGKSTLLYLLGALDRPTSGEIRLLGRATNELEDAALASIRNTLVGFVFQFHFLLMDLTALENVMVPAMVGGASPQQCEAKARALLDRVGLSHRLTHRPAQLSGGEQQRVAVARALMNGPALLLGDELTGNLDTAASESIYQLLREHNRAEGQTIVVVTHNPALAAHADRVLEMVDGKILGISVTGQTL